GGGAGGAcgacgtcggggcggcggcgcCAGTCGATGAAGAGCCTGCCCCTGGCGGCCTCCCCGACGCCGCGGCCGAAGGAGACGGTGTCCCCGGCGTCGAGGCGCTTCTCCTTGACGAAGCGGCTCCAGCCCTTGGTCATGACGTAGCTCTGGCTGCTGTTCCAGTAGGAGTAGCGGAAGCGCCACGGCTTGCCGGCGCGGTCCTCGAAGCTGAGCAGGAGGCCCTTGTCGGTGGAGGAGGCGTCGAGCGGGAAGTACTTCTCCGCGTGCTGCTTCGGGATCACCAGCCGGTTCAGCTTGCCCACGTCGCTCGGGGTCACGACCTTGTCGAACATGTGCTCCTTCtccaccgcccccgccgcctcctcctcggccttaTGATCTGCCGGAGGCGGCGAAGAGCAGCCACCAGCGGCCGCCGTGGAGGGCCTGATTGCGGTGAACTCCATGTGCACCGATGGAGGAGAGGTAGGTTAGGTAGACGCCTCCTTCCTCCCTTCCCTccccttgccttgctccttctcctTGACCTTTGACCGGCAGCTAGCTAGCGAGCTGGTGCTCCCCTTCTCCCACTCCCAGTGCTGTGATGTTACTGTTGTTTATAAGTATAGGATTTGGGTGGGCTTATAATATTTGGCTAGCTTGGGAGACTGGAATTTAGAATTCTCGGCCGACTGGCCTAGCAGGAAAACCTGGCTAGGAAGGGGGGAACAGCTCGATCTGCCTGCTGGAGCTTGGGTTTCTTGCAGGATCCAGGCATGAGATCGAGCAAGAAGAGgatggggaggaggaagaagggtgggtGTGAAGGGTGAGG
The Triticum aestivum cultivar Chinese Spring unplaced genomic scaffold, IWGSC CS RefSeq v2.1 scaffold208459, whole genome shotgun sequence genome window above contains:
- the LOC123177553 gene encoding B3 domain-containing protein Os03g0120900 — protein: MEFTAIRPSTAAAGGCSSPPPADHKAEEEAAGAVEKEHMFDKVVTPSDVGKLNRLVIPKQHAEKYFPLDASSTDKGLLLSFEDRAGKPWRFRYSYWNSSQSYVMTKGWSRFVKEKRLDAGDTVSFGRGVGEAARGRLFIDWRRRPDVV